From a region of the bacterium genome:
- a CDS encoding PEP-CTERM sorting domain-containing protein: MGHLPGGDSSLALAVSGDGSAVVGQAWIGGSWSAVRWTRTTGLSAIARPLSKARAVSHDGSVVVGYQHRSGAVSTREPFRWEAPGPAIGFGHLVGSGSSEANGVSADGSVVVGRAYFQTLQLGFRWSAGSLLPLADLPLGPYESAATGVSADGSIIVGAGTRPGYAEAMYWSAPHNSPFGLGVLSPRAPLSAAYAASADGSTIVGTSRVFGLGEQPFRWQAGVKRTLGYLPPRSGHAGAAFSVSADGSVVVGRSDDSGLDVAFLWTEERGIERVSELLAAHGVDTSGWILRSARGVSADGQVVVGDGVNPNGRAEGWIAFLPRPCADGEDNDGDGFTDFAGGDPGCFNAGYFTESPQCQDGIDNDGDGKMDYDAGLSANGYADPAGPNPYCVGSPWRIFETPPTCGLGAELALLIPLMLAWRSRKLAGRTAA, encoded by the coding sequence ATGGGTCACCTCCCCGGCGGCGACTCGAGTCTCGCTCTCGCGGTTTCCGGAGACGGAAGTGCCGTCGTAGGACAAGCCTGGATCGGGGGGAGTTGGTCCGCGGTTCGCTGGACGAGAACAACGGGCCTCTCAGCGATCGCACGTCCACTCAGCAAAGCCCGTGCAGTCTCCCATGACGGGTCCGTAGTCGTTGGATACCAGCATCGTTCCGGCGCCGTGAGCACCAGGGAGCCATTTCGATGGGAAGCGCCCGGCCCCGCCATCGGCTTCGGCCACCTCGTGGGCTCGGGATCCAGCGAAGCCAACGGAGTCTCCGCCGATGGAAGCGTGGTGGTCGGTAGAGCGTACTTTCAGACCCTCCAGCTGGGCTTCCGTTGGAGCGCCGGCTCGCTCTTGCCGTTGGCGGATCTTCCCCTCGGTCCGTACGAAAGCGCGGCGACGGGAGTGTCAGCTGACGGCAGCATCATCGTGGGCGCGGGCACCCGCCCCGGATACGCGGAGGCCATGTATTGGTCTGCTCCCCACAATTCGCCTTTTGGTCTCGGCGTCCTCTCGCCTCGGGCACCCTTGAGCGCCGCCTACGCGGCTTCCGCCGACGGTTCCACCATCGTCGGGACCAGCAGGGTCTTTGGATTGGGGGAACAGCCCTTTCGGTGGCAGGCAGGTGTGAAGCGCACCCTTGGCTACCTGCCCCCCCGCTCGGGACACGCCGGTGCGGCGTTTTCCGTATCCGCTGATGGCTCGGTGGTCGTGGGCCGCAGCGATGATTCGGGTCTGGATGTGGCGTTCCTCTGGACGGAGGAGCGCGGTATCGAGCGCGTGAGCGAACTTCTCGCTGCACATGGGGTCGATACGAGCGGTTGGATCCTTCGGTCAGCCCGAGGCGTCTCCGCCGACGGTCAGGTCGTGGTCGGCGATGGCGTCAATCCCAACGGTAGGGCGGAGGGCTGGATTGCCTTCCTCCCGCGTCCCTGTGCCGATGGCGAGGACAACGACGGCGACGGTTTCACGGACTTTGCCGGCGGTGATCCCGGCTGCTTCAATGCCGGCTATTTCACCGAGAGCCCTCAGTGCCAGGACGGAATCGACAACGATGGGGATGGAAAGATGGACTACGACGCGGGCCTCTCCGCCAATGGGTATGCGGACCCCGCTGGGCCTAACCCGTATTGCGTCGGTAGCCCGTGGAGGATTTTCGAGACACCTCCTACGTGCGGCC
- a CDS encoding SAM-dependent methyltransferase codes for MKQGRISQTALKVALGLITLSVKDDWAQRLPLGLAEISERLLLASGSPGYGPGLMRASKKQWMVRVYQIQDHMMPGQWEGFGHRKIFVHQQVEAAIRQGARQVLVLGAGFDTLCLRLAPQHSHVRFFEIDHPTTSAATARGVAIEGQPANMIQIAADLGERALSRVLSEDGRWQFSQPSVLVAEGLFQYLTDDEVRGLLSETGACTSPGSRIVFTHTIPGERKILSVLVRLVGEPWKSAVRSEDLPEYIDGTGWAMISDIDTEPAHGVERYAVAERR; via the coding sequence GTGAAACAAGGGCGAATCAGCCAGACGGCTCTCAAGGTTGCGCTTGGCTTGATCACGTTGAGCGTGAAGGACGACTGGGCGCAACGGCTTCCTCTTGGTCTGGCAGAAATCAGCGAGCGCCTGCTCCTGGCCTCGGGGTCACCGGGCTACGGCCCAGGCCTGATGCGCGCATCGAAGAAGCAGTGGATGGTCCGCGTCTACCAGATCCAGGATCACATGATGCCGGGGCAGTGGGAAGGCTTCGGCCATCGCAAGATCTTCGTGCACCAGCAGGTGGAGGCCGCGATAAGGCAGGGCGCGCGACAGGTGCTGGTCCTCGGTGCTGGCTTCGACACCCTTTGCCTGAGACTCGCGCCGCAACACAGCCACGTGCGCTTCTTCGAGATCGACCATCCCACGACCTCTGCGGCCACGGCCAGAGGAGTCGCCATAGAGGGTCAGCCGGCGAACATGATTCAGATCGCGGCCGATCTCGGCGAGCGTGCTCTCTCGAGGGTGTTGTCGGAGGACGGTCGCTGGCAGTTCTCACAGCCCTCGGTGCTCGTGGCAGAGGGCCTCTTCCAGTACCTGACAGACGATGAGGTGCGAGGTCTGCTGAGTGAGACGGGCGCCTGCACTTCGCCAGGAAGCCGGATCGTGTTCACACACACGATCCCCGGTGAACGAAAAATCCTCTCGGTCCTCGTGCGCCTCGTCGGAGAGCCTTGGAAGTCCGCCGTCCGCAGCGAGGATCTACCCGAGTACATCGACGGTACCGGTTGGGCGATGATCTCCGACATCGACACCGAACCGGCGCACGGGGTCGAACGCTACGCGGTCGCTGAGCGGCGCTGA
- a CDS encoding ABC-F family ATP-binding cassette domain-containing protein has protein sequence MLLRLDDVSRSFGSRSLFSGVSLEVGAGDRIGLVGANGAGKTTLLRIAAGDEAPDAGRRSVRRGARVGILRQEIDPAQDCTVREETGRALAHIEDLERDLRELEAQMTEAGEVSSDLAEAYDAANARFEHAGGFEREARIERILAGLGFSEEARGRPLRTFSGGWLMRVELAKLLLAEPDVLLLDEPTNHLDLPSIQWFEETLTAFRGGVIVISHDRTFLRRHVRRVAELALGRFMVYPGGYDFYLEERVRRKEELLARKKSQDRKTAETERFIERFRSKASKARQVQSRVKSLERQEQIELPDEDKRRIRLKIPEPSRAGAIPIALEDIHKRYDDKIVYEGIDLQIERGDRVALVGPNGAGKSTLLRILAGVLPFETGKRELGHRVEVAFYAQHQLESLDPKRSVLGELESGAETGDVARLRGHLGAFLFSGDDVEKRVSVLSGGEKARLALAKLLLRPSNVLVLDEPTNHLDVQACEVLEEALGGYKGTLVFISHDRAFINSLASRVIEVEDGRLRFFPGNYDDYLRRVAEPKQTKPKKDAPEALAAAPPEQKKPTPPEPASNKERRRDERERRKARQKIERRIEKIEAEILEKESAVSELGWKLADPGLFKEPDRLRGLEAERTELGSEIEALYAEYERLGAELGAMADADGENAAAS, from the coding sequence ATGTTGCTCCGGCTCGATGACGTCTCTCGCAGCTTCGGCTCGCGCTCGCTGTTCAGCGGCGTGTCGTTGGAGGTAGGCGCAGGCGATCGCATCGGCCTGGTCGGTGCCAATGGCGCCGGCAAGACCACACTTCTACGCATCGCCGCGGGCGACGAAGCGCCGGATGCGGGCCGGCGCAGTGTCCGCCGCGGCGCCCGCGTCGGCATTCTCCGCCAGGAGATCGACCCGGCCCAGGACTGCACGGTCCGCGAAGAGACCGGCCGCGCCCTGGCCCATATCGAGGATCTGGAGCGGGACCTGCGCGAACTCGAAGCCCAGATGACCGAAGCCGGCGAAGTGAGCAGCGACCTGGCGGAGGCCTACGATGCGGCCAACGCCCGCTTCGAGCATGCGGGCGGCTTCGAACGCGAAGCGCGAATCGAACGCATCCTGGCCGGCCTGGGCTTCAGCGAAGAAGCTCGCGGACGCCCACTGCGAACCTTCAGTGGTGGCTGGCTGATGCGGGTGGAGCTCGCCAAGTTGCTGCTCGCCGAGCCGGATGTGTTGCTCCTCGACGAACCCACCAACCACCTCGACCTGCCCTCGATCCAATGGTTCGAAGAAACCCTGACCGCCTTTCGCGGAGGCGTGATCGTCATCTCCCACGATCGCACGTTCCTGCGCCGGCACGTGCGACGAGTGGCCGAACTCGCCCTCGGACGCTTCATGGTCTACCCGGGCGGCTACGACTTCTATCTCGAAGAGCGTGTACGCCGCAAAGAAGAGCTACTGGCTCGCAAGAAGAGCCAAGATCGGAAGACGGCGGAAACCGAACGCTTCATCGAACGCTTCCGTTCCAAGGCGAGCAAGGCGCGACAGGTGCAGAGCCGCGTCAAGTCCCTCGAACGGCAGGAACAGATCGAACTGCCGGACGAGGACAAACGGCGCATTCGCTTGAAGATCCCCGAGCCCTCGCGGGCCGGGGCCATTCCGATCGCCCTGGAAGACATCCACAAGCGATACGACGACAAGATCGTCTATGAAGGCATCGACCTCCAGATCGAGCGGGGCGACCGCGTCGCGTTGGTCGGGCCGAACGGTGCCGGAAAATCAACGCTGCTTCGGATCCTGGCGGGCGTGTTGCCTTTCGAGACAGGCAAGCGCGAGCTTGGCCATCGGGTCGAGGTAGCGTTCTACGCCCAGCATCAACTCGAATCCCTGGACCCGAAGCGCAGCGTCCTGGGGGAACTGGAAAGCGGTGCCGAGACGGGTGATGTAGCCCGTCTGCGTGGTCATCTCGGCGCGTTCCTGTTCAGTGGTGATGACGTGGAGAAACGTGTCAGCGTTCTCTCCGGTGGCGAGAAGGCGCGCCTCGCCCTGGCCAAGCTGCTGCTTCGACCTTCGAATGTGCTGGTGCTCGACGAGCCGACCAACCACCTGGACGTTCAAGCCTGCGAGGTGCTCGAAGAGGCGCTCGGCGGGTACAAGGGAACCCTCGTGTTCATCTCGCACGATCGTGCGTTCATCAACTCGCTGGCATCGCGCGTCATCGAGGTGGAAGACGGTCGGCTGCGCTTCTTCCCGGGAAACTACGACGACTATCTGCGAAGAGTCGCCGAGCCGAAGCAGACGAAGCCAAAGAAGGACGCACCCGAGGCGCTGGCCGCTGCGCCGCCCGAGCAGAAGAAACCGACGCCGCCCGAACCGGCTTCCAACAAGGAGCGCCGACGCGACGAACGCGAGCGCCGCAAGGCCCGGCAGAAGATCGAGCGGCGCATCGAGAAGATCGAAGCCGAGATCCTCGAAAAGGAGAGCGCCGTCTCCGAACTCGGCTGGAAGCTGGCCGATCCCGGCCTGTTCAAGGAGCCGGACCGCCTGCGCGGCCTGGAAGCCGAGCGCACCGAACTGGGAAGCGAAATCGAAGCCCTCTACGCAGAGTATGAACGCCTCGGTGCAGAGCTTGGCGCGATGGCCGATGCAGATGGCGAAAACGCGGCTGCGAGTTGA
- a CDS encoding DEAD/DEAH box helicase → MSKQADRVGPGRTSRTSGNVASGGGGTGERIAAFLDAIAADADLSSALRHHEVLPPQEPDLAPELELPVPLQQILKTRGISAPYAHQSRAIQALRSGKDVVLATPTASGKSLVYSLPTLEQALADRDARAIFLFPLKALEQDQRAKLELDITALGLMSQDDRPRVEIYDGDTPPSRRKKIRENPPNVLITTPDMLHLGILPHHQSWDGLFRGLRLVVVDELHTYRGIFGSHVSQVLRRLLRVARNHGSKPQLVCASATVANPGELASNLAGRPFEVVESDGASRSRRHVLLMNPQLSPYTVASQLFRLAVGHGLRTIAFTKARRVTELMHTWIVQGDPALADKISSYRAGFLPEERREIERKLFKGDLMGVISTSALEMGIDVGGLDVCLLVGYPGSQIATWQRAGRVGRRDEALIAMIAQPDALDQYFVAHPRAFFSGRFEHAVLDPNNSQILDAHLPCAAAEVPLRANEPAFQAPAVQASIGRLEEAGELLKSESGDRWFASRRNPHRHVSLRSAGASYTIVLANQRDGKGKPRIIGQIGAGNVYTECHEGAIYLHAGRSFVVTRLELDERRVTVEPVEAVYFTKAISEKETEILSRDRTRPAGNIRLTQGRVKVTTHVTGFERRRVRGQELLGTEPLELPPTSYETTGIWLEMPDEIPGVLEREERHVMGGIHAVEHAALAVFPLFALCDRFDVAGISYTRHPQLGRAAVFFYDGHDGGMGLTSSAFDRIEGLLETTYQLIHDCACESGCPGCVHSPRCGNGNRPIDKAAALRVLELTLGQEPLPELPDEEIRLASTPNPAPEAEAQSGPEPRLIWFDLETQRSAKDVGGWHNAHLMRMALACTWDSREQAFKTYREAQVDSLLADLAAADLVIGFNSIRFDYQVLQGYTDDGLRNLASFDLLEAIHTRLGFRLALGHLGEETLGVAKSADGLQSLQWWKEGRIDEIESYCQQDVALLRDLFFHARDKGHLLFRTKRGERVRLPLALSVPELIERTRSRSR, encoded by the coding sequence GTGTCGAAGCAAGCAGATCGAGTAGGCCCTGGACGGACAAGCCGCACGAGCGGGAACGTCGCGTCCGGCGGCGGAGGGACCGGCGAACGCATCGCAGCCTTCCTCGATGCCATTGCTGCCGACGCAGATCTCTCCTCGGCCCTGCGCCACCACGAGGTCCTGCCACCCCAGGAGCCCGATCTCGCCCCCGAACTCGAACTCCCGGTTCCGCTTCAGCAGATCCTCAAGACGCGCGGCATCTCCGCCCCCTACGCCCACCAGAGCCGTGCCATCCAAGCCCTGCGTTCGGGGAAGGATGTGGTCCTGGCGACGCCGACCGCCAGCGGAAAATCCCTCGTCTACAGCCTGCCTACGTTGGAGCAGGCACTCGCCGACCGCGACGCGCGGGCGATCTTCTTGTTCCCCCTGAAAGCCCTCGAACAGGATCAGCGGGCCAAACTCGAGCTGGACATCACCGCCCTCGGGTTGATGTCCCAGGACGACCGGCCGCGCGTCGAGATCTACGACGGAGACACCCCTCCTTCGCGTCGCAAGAAGATCCGCGAGAATCCGCCTAACGTCCTCATCACGACCCCGGACATGCTCCACCTCGGCATCCTCCCGCATCACCAGAGCTGGGATGGTCTCTTCCGCGGCCTGCGCCTCGTGGTCGTGGACGAGTTGCATACCTACCGCGGGATCTTCGGATCCCATGTCTCACAGGTCTTGCGACGTCTCTTGCGAGTCGCACGCAACCACGGATCGAAACCGCAGCTCGTCTGCGCATCGGCCACCGTGGCCAACCCGGGCGAGCTGGCCAGCAACCTGGCGGGACGCCCGTTCGAAGTGGTCGAGAGCGATGGCGCATCCCGCAGTCGACGTCACGTCCTACTCATGAATCCTCAGCTTTCGCCCTATACGGTGGCGAGCCAGTTGTTTCGCCTGGCCGTGGGCCACGGCTTGCGCACCATCGCGTTCACCAAGGCCCGCCGCGTAACCGAATTGATGCATACCTGGATCGTGCAAGGCGATCCGGCTCTGGCCGACAAGATCAGCTCCTATCGCGCGGGCTTCCTGCCCGAAGAGCGCCGGGAGATCGAACGCAAGCTCTTCAAGGGCGATCTGATGGGCGTGATCTCGACCTCGGCCCTCGAGATGGGGATCGATGTCGGCGGTCTCGATGTCTGCTTGCTGGTCGGCTACCCCGGCAGCCAGATCGCGACCTGGCAACGAGCAGGCCGGGTCGGGCGCCGAGACGAAGCCCTGATCGCGATGATCGCCCAGCCGGATGCCTTGGATCAGTATTTCGTCGCCCATCCCCGAGCCTTCTTCTCGGGGCGCTTCGAACACGCAGTCCTCGACCCGAACAACAGCCAGATCCTGGACGCCCATCTGCCTTGTGCTGCTGCCGAGGTCCCTCTCCGCGCCAACGAGCCGGCCTTTCAAGCGCCCGCGGTCCAGGCCTCCATCGGCCGACTCGAAGAGGCCGGCGAGCTCCTGAAGAGCGAGTCGGGCGATCGCTGGTTCGCGTCTCGCCGCAACCCCCATCGCCACGTGAGCCTGCGCTCGGCGGGAGCCAGCTACACCATCGTTCTCGCCAACCAACGAGACGGCAAGGGAAAGCCTCGGATCATCGGGCAGATCGGCGCCGGGAATGTCTACACCGAGTGCCACGAGGGAGCGATCTACCTGCATGCGGGACGCTCCTTCGTGGTCACGCGACTCGAACTCGATGAACGCCGGGTCACGGTCGAGCCGGTCGAAGCCGTCTACTTCACGAAGGCCATCTCGGAGAAGGAGACGGAAATCCTCAGCCGGGATCGCACGCGCCCCGCTGGCAACATCCGCCTCACCCAGGGCCGAGTCAAAGTCACCACCCACGTCACAGGTTTCGAACGGCGGCGGGTTCGCGGCCAGGAACTACTCGGAACCGAGCCCCTCGAGCTTCCGCCGACCTCGTACGAAACGACCGGGATCTGGCTGGAGATGCCCGACGAAATCCCGGGTGTACTGGAACGCGAGGAACGCCACGTGATGGGCGGCATCCACGCGGTGGAACACGCGGCTCTCGCCGTATTCCCCCTCTTCGCCCTCTGCGACCGCTTCGACGTGGCCGGCATCTCCTACACCCGCCATCCACAACTCGGCCGGGCGGCGGTGTTCTTCTACGACGGACACGATGGCGGAATGGGCCTTACCTCGAGCGCTTTTGACCGTATCGAAGGCCTGCTGGAAACCACCTACCAGCTGATCCACGATTGTGCCTGTGAGAGCGGCTGTCCCGGCTGCGTGCACTCCCCGCGCTGCGGCAACGGGAACCGCCCGATCGACAAGGCCGCGGCACTACGGGTTCTGGAGCTCACGCTCGGGCAGGAGCCGTTGCCCGAACTCCCGGACGAGGAAATCCGGCTCGCCAGCACCCCGAATCCCGCTCCGGAGGCCGAAGCCCAATCGGGCCCCGAGCCGCGACTCATCTGGTTCGACCTCGAGACCCAACGCAGCGCCAAGGATGTCGGCGGCTGGCATAACGCCCATCTGATGCGCATGGCCCTGGCCTGCACCTGGGATAGTCGGGAGCAAGCCTTCAAGACCTACCGTGAAGCGCAGGTCGACTCACTCCTCGCCGATCTCGCCGCCGCCGATCTGGTGATCGGTTTCAACTCGATCCGCTTCGACTACCAGGTGCTGCAGGGCTACACGGATGACGGCCTGCGGAACCTGGCCAGCTTCGACCTGCTCGAGGCCATCCACACGCGCCTGGGCTTTCGTCTGGCCCTCGGCCACCTCGGAGAGGAAACCCTGGGCGTCGCCAAGAGTGCAGACGGCCTGCAATCCCTTCAGTGGTGGAAGGAAGGCCGCATCGACGAGATCGAAAGCTACTGCCAACAAGACGTCGCCCTCCTCCGCGACCTCTTCTTCCACGCCCGCGACAAGGGGCACCTGCTCTTCCGCACCAAACGCGGCGAACGCGTCCGACTCCCGCTCGCACTCTCCGTCCCCGAACTCATCGAGCGAACCCGCAGCCGATCGAGATAG
- a CDS encoding Rrf2 family transcriptional regulator has translation MRLSLQSQYAICGMFDLAYHGEEGPVQVRVIGERQRIPRRFLEQIFQRLRKAGLVRGKRGPGGGYVLARDAEQVTLRDIVEAVEGPLGDALAPGPPPRDREVPERPTFLWPDLAARIQGALESVSLEGLCRQAAEAGVERASAAGRTWHI, from the coding sequence ATGCGTCTCTCCCTCCAGAGCCAATACGCGATCTGCGGGATGTTCGATCTCGCGTACCATGGGGAAGAGGGCCCGGTGCAGGTGCGCGTGATCGGTGAACGCCAGCGGATCCCGCGACGCTTTCTGGAACAGATCTTCCAGCGCCTCCGAAAGGCCGGGCTGGTGCGTGGCAAACGCGGGCCGGGTGGCGGCTACGTGTTGGCTCGAGACGCCGAGCAGGTGACGCTGCGAGATATCGTCGAGGCGGTGGAGGGCCCCCTGGGAGATGCCCTGGCGCCTGGTCCGCCGCCCAGAGATCGGGAAGTTCCGGAGCGTCCGACGTTTCTGTGGCCGGATCTGGCAGCTCGCATCCAGGGAGCACTCGAAAGCGTGAGCTTGGAAGGCCTGTGTCGGCAGGCTGCCGAGGCTGGCGTCGAGCGGGCCAGCGCAGCGGGCCGTACCTGGCATATCTGA
- a CDS encoding glycosyl hydrolase: protein MHHRPGLALLVGTRKGAWILRPDAAREVWTTEGPVFLGNVAHHFCLDPRDGRTLLIAARAGHLGPTVFRSTDGGRNWQEATRPPAFPKPSPAGRQRAVEQVFWLTPGHADQPGVWYAGTAPEGLFRSEDGGLTWDGVDGWNDHASWDLWAEPDDAEQSTPDGSPLHSVRIDPRDPSHLYLSTSSGGVFESLRAGADWRPLNGGVEANFLPDPFPETGQDTHHLAMHPKAPDVLYQQNHCGIYRLERPGKQWTRIGDNMPKDVGDIGFPISLHPRDPDTAWVFPMDGTDVWPRTSPAGRPAVYRTRDAGKSWERQDAGLPAQQAWLTVKRQSMAVDERDPVGVYFGTTNGDVWASADEGASWQCIAPHLPHVYSIEAVEFVA from the coding sequence ATCCACCATCGGCCTGGCCTCGCGCTCCTGGTTGGGACGAGGAAGGGCGCCTGGATCCTTCGGCCGGACGCGGCCCGCGAGGTATGGACGACCGAGGGGCCGGTGTTCCTGGGGAACGTGGCACATCACTTCTGCCTCGACCCGCGTGACGGTCGAACCCTGCTGATCGCCGCGAGGGCAGGGCATCTGGGGCCGACCGTGTTCCGGTCCACCGATGGGGGCAGGAACTGGCAAGAGGCTACGCGTCCGCCGGCCTTTCCCAAGCCCTCGCCGGCCGGGCGCCAACGGGCCGTGGAACAGGTGTTCTGGCTGACGCCCGGCCACGCGGATCAGCCTGGGGTCTGGTACGCAGGGACCGCGCCGGAAGGGCTCTTCCGCAGTGAGGACGGGGGCCTGACCTGGGATGGTGTGGATGGCTGGAACGACCATGCGAGCTGGGACCTCTGGGCTGAGCCGGACGATGCGGAACAATCGACGCCGGACGGTTCGCCCCTCCACTCGGTGAGGATCGATCCACGCGATCCCTCCCATCTGTATCTCTCGACCTCGAGCGGGGGGGTGTTCGAGAGCCTTCGAGCGGGTGCGGACTGGCGGCCGCTGAATGGCGGTGTGGAAGCGAATTTCTTGCCGGATCCGTTCCCCGAGACCGGCCAGGATACCCACCACCTGGCCATGCATCCCAAGGCGCCGGACGTCCTCTACCAGCAGAACCATTGCGGTATCTACCGCCTCGAGCGGCCCGGCAAACAGTGGACACGGATCGGTGACAACATGCCGAAGGACGTGGGGGACATCGGCTTCCCGATTTCCCTGCATCCCCGGGATCCGGATACGGCCTGGGTGTTTCCGATGGACGGTACGGACGTCTGGCCACGCACGAGCCCGGCTGGCCGGCCGGCGGTCTATCGCACCCGCGACGCTGGCAAGAGCTGGGAGCGCCAGGATGCGGGTCTTCCGGCGCAGCAGGCCTGGCTCACGGTGAAGCGTCAATCGATGGCGGTGGATGAACGCGATCCGGTTGGCGTGTACTTCGGCACCACCAATGGAGACGTCTGGGCAAGCGCGGACGAGGGCGCCAGCTGGCAATGCATCGCTCCCCACCTGCCCCATGTGTACTCCATCGAGGCCGTGGAGTTCGTCGCGTGA
- a CDS encoding MoaD/ThiS family protein: MKVSIPEPLRGYTGAGEVDAEGASVDELLRDLDRLYPGLRFRMVDERDRLRPHLRVFINRERARGLQEPLREGDQVQILQALSGG; the protein is encoded by the coding sequence GTGAAGGTGTCGATTCCCGAGCCGCTGCGAGGCTACACCGGCGCCGGGGAGGTCGATGCGGAGGGCGCTTCCGTCGATGAGCTGCTTCGCGATCTCGACCGGCTCTACCCGGGCCTTCGTTTCCGCATGGTGGATGAGCGGGATCGTCTCCGGCCCCACTTGCGGGTGTTCATCAATCGAGAGCGCGCACGCGGCCTGCAGGAGCCCCTCCGCGAGGGGGACCAGGTGCAGATCCTCCAGGCGCTGAGCGGTGGGTAG